A genomic segment from Hemitrygon akajei chromosome 27, sHemAka1.3, whole genome shotgun sequence encodes:
- the LOC140717304 gene encoding Krueppel-like factor 15 isoform X2 translates to MVSLNHCESLCISDLLPASGGSGGLAPGQLGASPARPVEDGGSEGCSPRSCSSPDSQDGSANASLLERCGVVGMLMSNLEGRQSQRVGTHQSPVFEAAVTVPDFVPNSSDNFIPTLEEIEEFLKEKMGMVKEELSESGASTSEAEIKVEVKSEASVESGGPPAGGGGGSGPGASSTATVGGVPVLLQLQPSQAPAAQSPTNAPRLAQLIVNVQGQTFALVPQLVPAPASSSGGRQFVKIAPLPIAARSVAVGGLVSVVDTGQKLQKPPPSADVIRVHKCSFPGCNKMYTKSSHLKAHYRRHTGEKPYSCTWPGCDWRFSRSDELSRHLRSHSGVKPYQCIICDKKFARSDHLSKHVKVHRGLRNSRITRTAS, encoded by the exons ATGGTCTCGTTAAACCACTGTGAGTCGCTGTGCATCAGTGACCTGCTGCCGGCATCGGGAGGCAGTGGTGGACTGGCCCCCGGTCAGCTAGGGGCTAGCCCGGCCCGGCCCGTGGAGGACGGCGGCAGTGAGGGGTGCAGCCCCCGGTCTTGCTCGAGCCCAGACTCACAGGACGGTAGCGCCAACGCCAGCCTGCTGGAGCGGTGTGGCGTGGTGGGGATGTTGATGTCGAACCTGGAGGGCCGGCAGAGCCAGAGGGTGGGCACCCACCAATCCCCGGTGTTTGAGGCCGCGGTGACGGTGCCTGACTTCGTTCCGAACTCCTCGGACAACTTCATCCCCACACTGGAGGAGATTGAGGAGTTCCTGAAGGAGAAGATGGGGATGGTGAAGGAGGAACTCTCAGAGAGCGGGGCATCGACTTCGGAGGCGGAGATCAAAGTGGAGGTGAAGTCAGAGGCATCTGTGGAATCCGGTGGACCTCCGGCGGGCGGGGGAGGTGGGTCAGGCCCGGGGGCGAGCAGCACGGCCACGGTGGGCGGCGTTCCTGTCCTGCTGCAGCTCCAGCCGTCCCAGGCTCCGGCCGCGCAGTCTCCAACAAACGCCCCCAGGCTGGCGCAACTGATCGTCAACGTGCAGGGCCAGACCTTCGCCCTGGTGCCCCAGCTGGTGCCAGCCCCCGCCAGCAGCAGCGGTGGCCGCCAGTTCGTAAAGATCGCGCCGCTGCCCATCGCGGCAAGGTCCGTCGCCGTCGGCGGGCTGGTCAGCGTGGTGGACACCGGCCAGAAGCTGCAGAAGCCGCCGCCCTCGGCCGACGTCATCAGAGTCCACAAGTGCTCGTTCCCCGGCTGTAACAAGATGTACACTAAGAGCagccacctaaaggcacactaccGGCGGCACACCGGCGAGAAACCCTATTCCTGCACGTGGCCAGGTTGTGACTGGCG ATTTTCCCGATCAGATGAGTTATCCAGGCACCTCCGCTCCCACTCAGGAGTGAAGCCGTACCAGTGTATCATCTGTGATAAGAAATTCGCACGCAGTGACCACTTATCCAAGCATGTGAAAGTACACCGAGGACTGAGAAACAGCAGAATAACCCGGACAGCCAGTTAA
- the LOC140717304 gene encoding Krueppel-like factor 15 isoform X1 gives MLRPCPLPASTIRQEVQEHQVPQRQLCDGEFPTLAAEARDCVPWTRGFASVSVLSPGTGRELRKTMVSLNHCESLCISDLLPASGGSGGLAPGQLGASPARPVEDGGSEGCSPRSCSSPDSQDGSANASLLERCGVVGMLMSNLEGRQSQRVGTHQSPVFEAAVTVPDFVPNSSDNFIPTLEEIEEFLKEKMGMVKEELSESGASTSEAEIKVEVKSEASVESGGPPAGGGGGSGPGASSTATVGGVPVLLQLQPSQAPAAQSPTNAPRLAQLIVNVQGQTFALVPQLVPAPASSSGGRQFVKIAPLPIAARSVAVGGLVSVVDTGQKLQKPPPSADVIRVHKCSFPGCNKMYTKSSHLKAHYRRHTGEKPYSCTWPGCDWRFSRSDELSRHLRSHSGVKPYQCIICDKKFARSDHLSKHVKVHRGLRNSRITRTAS, from the exons AtgctgaggccgtgccctcttccCGCtagtaccatcaggcaggaggtacaggagcatcaggtccCACAACGCCAG CTTTGTGATGGCGAGTTCCCGACGTTAGCCGCTGAGGCACGCGATTGTGTTCCTTGGACTCGTGGTTTCGCCTCTGTTTCTGTCCTGAGCCCTGGAACCGGCCGGGAGCTGCGGAAGACAATGGTCTCGTTAAACCACTGTGAGTCGCTGTGCATCAGTGACCTGCTGCCGGCATCGGGAGGCAGTGGTGGACTGGCCCCCGGTCAGCTAGGGGCTAGCCCGGCCCGGCCCGTGGAGGACGGCGGCAGTGAGGGGTGCAGCCCCCGGTCTTGCTCGAGCCCAGACTCACAGGACGGTAGCGCCAACGCCAGCCTGCTGGAGCGGTGTGGCGTGGTGGGGATGTTGATGTCGAACCTGGAGGGCCGGCAGAGCCAGAGGGTGGGCACCCACCAATCCCCGGTGTTTGAGGCCGCGGTGACGGTGCCTGACTTCGTTCCGAACTCCTCGGACAACTTCATCCCCACACTGGAGGAGATTGAGGAGTTCCTGAAGGAGAAGATGGGGATGGTGAAGGAGGAACTCTCAGAGAGCGGGGCATCGACTTCGGAGGCGGAGATCAAAGTGGAGGTGAAGTCAGAGGCATCTGTGGAATCCGGTGGACCTCCGGCGGGCGGGGGAGGTGGGTCAGGCCCGGGGGCGAGCAGCACGGCCACGGTGGGCGGCGTTCCTGTCCTGCTGCAGCTCCAGCCGTCCCAGGCTCCGGCCGCGCAGTCTCCAACAAACGCCCCCAGGCTGGCGCAACTGATCGTCAACGTGCAGGGCCAGACCTTCGCCCTGGTGCCCCAGCTGGTGCCAGCCCCCGCCAGCAGCAGCGGTGGCCGCCAGTTCGTAAAGATCGCGCCGCTGCCCATCGCGGCAAGGTCCGTCGCCGTCGGCGGGCTGGTCAGCGTGGTGGACACCGGCCAGAAGCTGCAGAAGCCGCCGCCCTCGGCCGACGTCATCAGAGTCCACAAGTGCTCGTTCCCCGGCTGTAACAAGATGTACACTAAGAGCagccacctaaaggcacactaccGGCGGCACACCGGCGAGAAACCCTATTCCTGCACGTGGCCAGGTTGTGACTGGCG ATTTTCCCGATCAGATGAGTTATCCAGGCACCTCCGCTCCCACTCAGGAGTGAAGCCGTACCAGTGTATCATCTGTGATAAGAAATTCGCACGCAGTGACCACTTATCCAAGCATGTGAAAGTACACCGAGGACTGAGAAACAGCAGAATAACCCGGACAGCCAGTTAA